The Nitrospira sp. genome window below encodes:
- a CDS encoding transposase, whose product MGSQTIVPRDYDVFAGLDVDKRSISVTFTDHQGVSRSMQIPYSVEHLLAYVGKHFAGQKVAYAYEVGPTGYGLYDRLVAAGAPCVVAAPSMIPKAPGQRVKTNRLDSRGLAETLRGGQLKSIHVPAPPYRELRHLPQLRDTFVRELVGMKLRIKALLLLEGLAFPPAPAGS is encoded by the coding sequence ATGGGAAGCCAAACTATTGTTCCCCGGGACTACGATGTGTTTGCTGGATTGGATGTGGATAAGCGGAGTATCTCGGTGACCTTTACGGATCACCAAGGCGTGAGTCGATCGATGCAGATTCCGTACAGTGTCGAGCATCTGTTGGCCTACGTGGGCAAGCACTTTGCGGGCCAAAAAGTCGCCTACGCGTATGAGGTGGGCCCCACGGGCTACGGCTTGTATGATCGGTTGGTGGCCGCTGGCGCTCCCTGCGTGGTGGCCGCTCCGTCGATGATCCCCAAAGCGCCTGGGCAGCGAGTGAAGACCAATCGGCTGGACAGTCGGGGGCTGGCGGAGACGCTGCGGGGAGGACAATTGAAGAGCATTCATGTGCCCGCGCCGCCCTATCGCGAATTGCGGCATCTCCCCCAACTGCGCGACACGTTTGTCCGCGAGCTGGTCGGCATGAAGCTGCGCATCAAAGCCCTGTTGCTCCTGGAAGGGCTTGCGTTTCCCCCGGCCCCAGCGGGCAGCTAG
- a CDS encoding FAD-dependent oxidoreductase codes for MPETISVQCCIAGGGPAGMMLGLLLARAGVSVLVVEKHEDFLRDFRGDTLHPSTLEIMHELGLLERFLRLPHQKVSRINARFGDPEFTVADFSHLPTQCRYVAFMPQWDFLNFLVDEGSRYPTFQIRMSADVTDVIETGGSLVGLRAETPKGSLEIRAALVVGADGRDSIVRKKAGLSVEEFGAPMDVLWFRLSRKTEDPVDPMGRFDAGRIFIMLNRGDYWQCGFVIAKGTLGEIRASGLPLFRDSVARLTPFVAGRVRELQDWEGIKLLTVQVDRLRQWYGPGLLCIGDAAHAMSPVGGVGINLAIQDAVAAANLLAQPLREGQMTEADLAKVQARRMWPTQLTQRAQLIVQNRVIRPVLDSKGPLPAPWALRLLARFPFLRRIPARMIGLGVRPEHVRTSVG; via the coding sequence ATGCCCGAAACCATCTCAGTCCAATGCTGCATTGCCGGCGGAGGGCCTGCCGGAATGATGCTGGGCCTCCTGTTGGCTCGGGCCGGCGTCTCGGTGCTCGTCGTCGAAAAGCACGAAGATTTTCTGCGTGATTTTCGCGGCGACACCTTGCATCCCTCGACGTTGGAAATCATGCATGAGCTGGGGCTGCTCGAACGATTCCTTCGGTTGCCCCATCAGAAAGTGTCGCGGATCAACGCGCGGTTCGGAGATCCGGAGTTCACGGTGGCGGATTTTTCTCATCTGCCGACCCAATGCCGCTACGTCGCCTTCATGCCGCAGTGGGACTTTCTCAACTTCCTCGTGGACGAGGGAAGCCGTTATCCAACCTTTCAGATACGCATGAGCGCGGATGTGACGGATGTGATCGAGACCGGAGGTTCACTCGTAGGGCTTCGCGCTGAAACGCCGAAGGGATCGTTGGAAATTCGCGCCGCACTCGTCGTTGGGGCGGATGGCCGGGACTCGATTGTCCGCAAGAAAGCAGGACTATCTGTAGAAGAATTCGGCGCTCCGATGGATGTGCTCTGGTTCCGATTGTCGCGCAAGACCGAGGACCCGGTCGATCCGATGGGCCGCTTCGACGCTGGTCGGATCTTTATCATGCTGAACCGGGGTGACTACTGGCAGTGCGGCTTCGTCATTGCCAAGGGAACACTGGGCGAGATTCGAGCGAGTGGCCTACCGCTATTCCGCGACAGTGTAGCGAGGCTGACCCCGTTTGTCGCAGGCCGCGTCCGCGAACTGCAAGACTGGGAAGGGATCAAATTGCTGACCGTTCAAGTCGATCGGTTGCGGCAGTGGTATGGGCCTGGACTGCTCTGTATCGGAGACGCGGCCCACGCCATGTCGCCGGTCGGGGGAGTGGGAATCAACCTGGCGATTCAAGACGCGGTGGCGGCGGCCAATCTGCTGGCCCAACCGTTGCGTGAAGGGCAAATGACCGAAGCGGATTTGGCCAAGGTGCAAGCCCGCCGTATGTGGCCTACCCAGTTGACGCAACGGGCCCAACTCATCGTCCAGAACCGTGTCATCAGGCCTGTACTGGATAGTAAAGGTCCGCTGCCGGCTCCTTGGGCCCTCCGGCTCCTTGCGCGGTTCCCCTTTCTACGACGTATCCCCGCCAGAATGATCGGGCTTGGAGTCCGACCTGAGCATGTACGAACATCGGTCGGCTAA
- a CDS encoding TIR domain-containing protein, producing MPTVFLSYSRADLPLIEQLEGQLTTHTGISIWRDQDKIYGGQKWPKVLGEAIADQDVFLLAWSKNSAASHFVEFEWCTAIALKKTIVPCLLDDTPLASSLKAFHGYRLNHATGLIQSLRGAPLADVQRREPVLRKLNDITATEATAVLEQAKSVFAQQQWTVQGNLYQAGGDIHIHNEPSTASVAGKTKPLVERWQAWAGLAVAILTAVTLLLDLPSKWGGRPPPAALLEQELSGTVLDEATGEPLRDVVVSLPDFDMKKLTDRDGSFRFRVTKEKQARIKFTAQKEGYKTYSNYATLGNTDLSFPMEKSE from the coding sequence ATGCCGACCGTCTTCCTCAGCTATTCCCGCGCTGACCTGCCGCTTATCGAGCAGCTTGAGGGGCAACTCACGACACATACCGGGATTTCCATCTGGCGCGATCAGGACAAAATCTACGGCGGGCAGAAATGGCCGAAGGTCTTAGGTGAAGCCATCGCCGATCAAGACGTATTTCTCCTCGCCTGGTCCAAAAACTCAGCCGCGTCCCATTTCGTGGAGTTCGAATGGTGTACGGCGATCGCGCTCAAGAAGACGATCGTCCCTTGCCTTCTTGACGATACACCGCTTGCCTCGTCGCTCAAGGCATTCCATGGGTATCGTCTCAATCATGCGACTGGACTGATCCAGTCCTTGCGAGGCGCACCGCTTGCCGATGTGCAAAGACGGGAACCGGTTCTTCGCAAGCTCAACGACATCACTGCAACAGAAGCGACGGCCGTGCTCGAACAGGCCAAGTCCGTCTTTGCCCAACAGCAGTGGACGGTGCAGGGGAACCTTTACCAGGCCGGTGGCGATATCCACATTCACAATGAGCCCTCGACCGCGAGCGTTGCCGGAAAAACCAAGCCGCTCGTCGAGAGATGGCAGGCCTGGGCTGGCTTGGCCGTCGCGATTCTGACTGCCGTGACACTCCTCTTGGATCTTCCATCGAAGTGGGGCGGGCGACCTCCGCCAGCCGCACTGTTGGAGCAAGAACTGTCGGGGACCGTGCTGGACGAGGCGACCGGCGAGCCTCTACGGGATGTGGTCGTCTCCCTGCCTGATTTCGACATGAAGAAACTGACCGACCGTGATGGATCCTTCCGTTTTCGGGTCACGAAAGAAAAGCAGGCCCGGATCAAATTTACGGCGCAGAAGGAGGGGTACAAGACCTACTCAAACTACGCCACCTTGGGGAACACTGACCTCAGTTTTCCCATGGAGAAGAGTGAGTAA
- a CDS encoding DUF6516 family protein — translation MVCQCRQRNKRPAGISTQSRSAVRSALVFRGLLEPLTTPPGVGIVSNVKAVVLIRTRIVYSTTAFAELVLWHLPKPLAGCTHRFKYRLAYVVDGTCVLRYENGKGDHRHYRGKEHPYAFSDPETLIAAFQTDIARWNHENRDT, via the coding sequence ATGGTATGCCAGTGCCGGCAACGCAACAAGAGGCCGGCCGGCATTTCGACTCAAAGTCGGTCGGCCGTCCGCTCCGCGCTCGTCTTTCGTGGGTTGTTGGAGCCATTGACAACGCCTCCGGGTGTTGGTATCGTCTCCAACGTGAAGGCCGTCGTGCTCATCCGCACGAGAATCGTTTATTCCACTACCGCGTTCGCTGAGTTGGTACTTTGGCATCTTCCCAAACCGCTGGCGGGATGTACTCATCGCTTCAAATATCGGCTCGCCTACGTGGTAGATGGCACCTGCGTGCTTCGGTACGAGAACGGCAAGGGTGATCATCGTCACTACCGCGGGAAGGAACACCCCTATGCCTTCTCAGATCCAGAGACTCTGATTGCGGCATTTCAGACCGATATTGCGAGGTGGAACCATGAAAACCGTGATACTTGA
- a CDS encoding tetratricopeptide repeat protein, which produces MRTGTCIVVLTLVLLSLEGFARAENWLQGQVFENHGNTKKPALGAQVWIVNVGNPFFTKLDGGYRVLVPDAYRVGQTIVLYVKRKGWAIATPIGGKVELKEDFKSDIFLLPEPSPEFLSPAQLDKLLERLPEKLKSQVKPDVKEGSTDPEQVVREYATEHGLPEQEVLANVAALVKQYEQSSDLGKQCLAAVYQKNLKQAATRCEQNATSKVDLLKKKRQEVEALSKSQLKSDRSVEPSFVYESGEIILVTDRAMQLRADPEPRASRDTLFVEAGPGKSTPAQIEEGRRQLIKLTEEVVGEFKSTGDTYYANYQFDKALVSYNEGLSYVEKKDLPTLWADMQWTIGLADWQIGIRTKEAAIQENLAEAVNRYKEAQSVYTQSAFPEAWAAIENNLGAVLSEQGIRTGGEKGTRLLAQAVAAYRAALTVRTKEQLPQDWATTQNNLGAVLREQGTRTGGEAGTQLLAQAVAAYRAALEIRTREHLPEGWAQTHNNLAKSALALEDWPTAAESYRNVLTLYPDYNEAYQITNGVYHDKLFAYTSAFELSKQWLDRHPADVSAQANFAEAHLTTGRYGEAEHRLGELLKKPDLDPNAWAGLRIVDVVTALALKKANIVPQKLQELRTFVSGQPESFHPDWSFDGTTHFVQTEQVFAPHRAWLMELFAVVKSKDRAALLAALDHVQSSFKP; this is translated from the coding sequence ATGCGCACAGGCACCTGCATTGTCGTGCTGACATTAGTACTCCTGAGTCTGGAGGGATTTGCTCGTGCTGAGAACTGGCTACAGGGCCAAGTATTCGAAAACCACGGCAACACGAAAAAGCCGGCACTCGGCGCACAGGTCTGGATCGTGAACGTCGGCAATCCCTTTTTCACGAAACTCGATGGTGGCTATCGTGTGCTGGTACCCGATGCCTATCGGGTCGGGCAAACCATCGTGCTCTACGTCAAGCGCAAGGGGTGGGCCATTGCCACGCCAATCGGTGGAAAAGTGGAGCTAAAGGAAGATTTCAAAAGTGACATTTTTCTCTTGCCGGAACCGTCTCCGGAATTTCTGTCGCCTGCACAACTCGACAAGCTCCTTGAGAGGCTGCCGGAAAAGCTGAAGAGCCAGGTCAAACCCGATGTCAAAGAAGGAAGTACAGATCCGGAGCAGGTGGTGAGGGAGTATGCGACCGAACATGGGCTTCCAGAGCAAGAGGTCCTCGCCAATGTTGCGGCCCTCGTGAAGCAATACGAGCAATCGAGCGACTTGGGCAAGCAGTGCCTTGCCGCGGTCTATCAAAAGAACTTGAAACAGGCTGCTACACGGTGCGAGCAGAATGCGACCAGCAAGGTGGACTTGCTCAAGAAAAAGCGTCAGGAGGTCGAGGCCCTTTCTAAGAGCCAGTTAAAGAGCGACCGGTCAGTTGAACCCTCGTTCGTATATGAATCAGGCGAAATCATTCTCGTGACAGACCGGGCTATGCAATTACGGGCCGATCCCGAGCCACGAGCTAGTCGTGACACGCTGTTTGTGGAAGCTGGTCCGGGTAAGTCCACACCAGCCCAGATCGAAGAAGGGCGACGTCAGCTGATTAAGCTCACGGAAGAAGTGGTAGGCGAATTCAAGTCTACGGGCGACACCTATTACGCCAACTACCAATTCGACAAGGCACTTGTTTCATACAATGAAGGCCTCAGCTACGTTGAGAAAAAGGATCTCCCAACCCTCTGGGCGGACATGCAGTGGACTATTGGCCTGGCTGATTGGCAAATCGGCATCCGCACGAAAGAGGCCGCCATTCAGGAAAATTTAGCCGAAGCAGTGAACAGATACAAAGAGGCACAGTCAGTTTATACACAGTCCGCGTTTCCAGAGGCCTGGGCTGCAATCGAGAACAATCTCGGCGCCGTGCTGAGCGAGCAAGGCATTCGCACCGGCGGCGAGAAAGGCACCCGCTTGCTCGCCCAGGCTGTCGCGGCCTATCGCGCCGCGCTCACGGTCCGTACGAAAGAGCAGCTCCCGCAAGACTGGGCCACGACCCAGAACAATCTCGGCGCCGTGCTGAGGGAGCAAGGCACCCGCACCGGCGGCGAGGCCGGCACGCAGCTCCTCGCCCAGGCCGTCGCGGCCTATCGCGCCGCGCTCGAGATTCGCACTAGAGAACACTTACCGGAAGGCTGGGCTCAAACCCATAACAACTTGGCAAAATCCGCGCTTGCGCTTGAAGACTGGCCAACCGCAGCCGAGTCTTATCGTAATGTGCTGACGCTGTATCCGGACTACAACGAGGCTTATCAGATAACGAATGGCGTCTATCATGACAAACTCTTCGCGTACACATCGGCCTTTGAATTATCGAAACAATGGTTGGACCGGCACCCAGCGGATGTGTCCGCCCAGGCCAATTTTGCTGAAGCGCACCTAACGACAGGGCGCTATGGAGAAGCCGAACACCGTCTTGGAGAACTGCTGAAGAAACCTGACCTCGATCCCAATGCTTGGGCTGGGCTTCGCATCGTGGATGTTGTCACAGCTCTCGCCCTGAAGAAGGCCAACATCGTTCCTCAGAAGCTACAAGAGCTCCGCACATTCGTCTCAGGGCAACCGGAGAGTTTTCATCCTGACTGGAGTTTTGACGGAACGACACACTTTGTCCAGACCGAGCAGGTCTTCGCACCCCACCGCGCTTGGCTCATGGAGCTGTTCGCGGTTGTGAAGTCCAAGGACCGCGCCGCGCTCCTGGCGGCCCTGGATCACGTGCAGTCCAGCTTTAAACCTTGA
- a CDS encoding transposase, translating to MKQQLRQLACSGAVRFKLDQLLDSVAFHEQQVVKTTKEIRRYCQCDPELSRCLALLRTIPGIGWIVASQLVARIGDWRELRHVRQLGGFLGVVPTERSTGSHTDRGSITRTGDSRLRSKLIQAAWSAIRQDGELRDFYRSVCRTHPRHLAARVAIVAVARKLTTRIAAVLMQQRPYVVRASVQAGPVAQEETSPQGTTRRLAEPGGSHS from the coding sequence GTGAAGCAGCAACTCCGCCAGCTGGCCTGCTCGGGGGCGGTGCGTTTTAAGCTGGATCAGTTGCTCGACAGTGTAGCGTTTCATGAACAGCAGGTCGTGAAGACGACCAAGGAGATCCGCCGCTACTGTCAGTGTGATCCCGAGCTGTCCCGGTGCCTCGCGTTGCTGCGGACGATTCCGGGGATTGGATGGATCGTGGCCAGTCAGCTGGTGGCCAGGATCGGGGATTGGCGGGAACTGCGCCACGTCCGCCAACTGGGTGGGTTTCTGGGCGTGGTGCCCACCGAGCGCTCCACCGGATCGCATACCGATCGAGGCTCGATCACCCGCACAGGAGATAGTCGGTTGAGAAGTAAACTCATCCAGGCCGCGTGGTCGGCCATCCGCCAGGACGGCGAGCTGCGGGATTTTTACCGCTCGGTGTGTCGGACTCATCCGCGTCATCTGGCTGCGCGGGTCGCCATTGTGGCGGTAGCGCGGAAGCTCACGACGCGCATCGCCGCGGTCTTGATGCAGCAGCGGCCGTATGTGGTCAGAGCAAGCGTGCAGGCGGGTCCTGTGGCCCAAGAGGAGACATCGCCCCAGGGAACGACTCGACGACTGGCAGAACCGGGAGGCTCGCACTCCTGA
- a CDS encoding alpha/beta fold hydrolase: MNMQHFELIGVDGNRIKGDRAEGTARQLLFITGFLSNRWGNKSKALAQWCQEKGWGFCCYDVRGFGDSEGQFTDYTLSAWVADAHAVLESFRPRMPITIVGNSLGSWIAWLVAQEFPLVEELILIAPAFNMMGERTKTISKERLHDWHTAGWMPWDDDPLHKDWPLSWKWVEESEAYWAKTFDNLRPVKTTILHGLHDTVISPDGSRRFADELLRRDPNFPLELHLIPGDHRLSSPEHIELVRRLVLRET; this comes from the coding sequence ATGAATATGCAGCACTTCGAGCTTATCGGTGTCGACGGCAACCGCATCAAGGGTGATCGCGCCGAGGGAACAGCCCGGCAACTTCTGTTCATCACCGGTTTTCTGTCCAACCGTTGGGGCAACAAGAGCAAAGCGTTGGCACAGTGGTGTCAGGAGAAGGGTTGGGGATTCTGTTGTTACGACGTGCGCGGGTTCGGCGATTCGGAAGGACAGTTCACGGACTATACGCTTTCCGCTTGGGTCGCCGATGCACACGCAGTCCTGGAATCCTTTAGACCCCGCATGCCTATTACTATAGTCGGTAATTCGCTCGGTAGTTGGATCGCCTGGCTGGTCGCGCAGGAGTTCCCCCTCGTGGAAGAACTGATCTTGATCGCGCCGGCGTTCAACATGATGGGCGAACGAACCAAGACCATCTCCAAGGAACGGCTCCACGACTGGCATACCGCCGGATGGATGCCATGGGATGATGACCCGTTGCATAAGGATTGGCCGCTCTCCTGGAAGTGGGTGGAGGAGAGCGAAGCCTATTGGGCGAAGACATTCGACAATCTGCGTCCAGTGAAGACGACGATTCTTCACGGCCTTCATGACACTGTCATCTCACCGGATGGTAGCCGTCGATTTGCCGATGAACTGCTTCGTCGTGATCCGAATTTTCCGCTTGAACTTCACCTGATTCCTGGCGACCATCGACTCAGTAGTCCCGAACACATTGAGCTGGTTCGCCGACTAGTGCTGAGGGAGACCTGA